AGTGTATTTCCTCCATGTTGTTCATCTGCCGCCATTTTTGACATAACAAAATCTCCCTGGCTCAAAGGAGTTCCCTTTGAGTTAATGCGGATAAATATATCAGTAACTACATCTATATCAAGTTTTTCTGAAAGCTCGATAACGCCAATTTGAGTTGTTTCTACACTCTTTAGTTGATCCAAAACTTGCTGTAAGTCATTGCCAGACATTTCTGGATTTTCCTCTATGTACTTTGGAATGAATGTCCATGAAGAGAATTTTGTACTGAATATTTCTGATATATCAGGAATCCAATTCTTACTCTTGATATGAGCAGGTGTTTGAACAGCAAACATTTCTGCCTCACTGTCTCCATTGGCATACTCTAAAGCCGCAAAAGGATTAAACGCAATCTTAACACGGCTTTCTTTGAATTCGTTATTAAACACTTTTTGTGCAGCAATAGCTGTCATTAGTGCTGTTATACGTTGCTGGCCGTCTATGATCACTTTCTTACCAGAAGAAATAGTTCCGTCCTTTAATTTTACATTAGGATTCTTCCACAGGATTATATATCCAGTAGGATAGCCCTTATAGAGTGAATCTATAAGGTCCCTAACTTGGCTGTTTTTCCAGACAAACGGTCTTTGTATTTCTGGAATTGCTATATCTTTTGCTTCTATCAACCCCAACAAACCTTTGATGGTGATAGATGTGTTATGAAATTTCTCGCTGCTCATATCTTAACAGTTTTCTATTGCTATATCAAATTTAATATCCTTATTACGATAGAGATAAATCTTAGTATCGTAGGTTATTGTTTCTACTTCAAATCGTTCGCCATTTGGCTGACGGGCAATGTTCCACTCGTTAATGAAACCTCCATCTGGATAGATTGAGAGCTTCTTGTTACCACAAGTTATTGACAATACTCGCCAATGGGTGAGGGTACGCTTAGGAACGGAAACGACAGGGAGTAAATGACCTTCTATGTTCTGATCATATTTGAGGTCATCTATCCATGCATTTGTGAAGTTCGTCAACCATTTGTCACGCACTTCAGAAGATGGCATGTTGGTGCATATCTTGTTGGCATTACCCTTGTCGTCTCTGTAGACTTCAACCTTGAACTCGATGTCGAAGTTAGAACCAATCTGTTTCACTATATGCCAGATGGTCTGTATGGTAATCATCATACCCATGATACTCTTCAGATGTTCGTCCTGATAGCTAATCTTCAAATCGCCACCATTCTGCTTAGCATAGGAAATGAACTCATCAATGAGACCATTTGACTTCGTTTGGAGAATTTCACCTAACTGATATGTATGAATCTCCTTGAATTCATCACCTGCCAGTTTCAACAGCATGGCAGATGGTTTATAAGACAAGTCCATAGACTTCGCAGAAGCAATAGGATTATCCGTGCGAACAAAGAACATGGTGTCGTTGCCCCATTGAGCATTCAGTTGTGCATGTTCCTTGCTGCTCATGAAGTAAAGGCTGCCGTCAATGTAAGCAATAGGGTAGAGGCCTTTGCTTGCCCAAGGATTCTTCATCTTCTTGACATCGCTGCCTTTAGCCCATGCTTTTATCTCACGGCACATTGCCACAACAGGTTCCACTATTGCTGTCTGTTCCGATTCCATCAGGCAGAAAGTCGTAGTCTGGCTCTTTATCACAAAACGATTCATGAACTGAGGTTGCCATCCGTTTTCTCTATCCTCATAATCCCATTCGGCATATTCATTGTCGGCAAACAGAACCAGTTCTTGATGGGATGCAGCAAATGCCTTCTCCAAATCGTATAATGTGGTCTGTGATGGCGAAGCACCAGGGAATGCATCCTTGATGTTTTGAGGAACGGTATCACCCACTTCTTCCTCTTCTTCTATCCAAGCCAAAGCAGCATCTACATCTACGAACTTGGCATATCTGAGTGTAAACTTGTCGAGGAGCATATCCTTTGATTTCTTCTCACGAGCTTCCATCAGGAGTTTCTTCGTAGCCTTGATGACATCCTTCATTACCTGAATGTTAGCCATTTGGTTAGCATAGCCAGCTCCTCCTGGATTACAGTCGAAGATACAGAGATGACCATTTGGCATGATGGCGAAGTCAACGGCTCCACGTTCTTTGCCCAGAATGTCCACCAAGGTCTGAGTGAAGGCTATACCCAATGTAAAGAGCAGGTTCTCCTCCTCATCACGGTTAGACATCCATTTGTTCTTTCCCTTATGGCGAATACGAATCTCGCTATAGTCGGTCTGTATTGTGTCGCCAATAATCACATTGCGCTTCACCTTTGTTGTGTCATGTGAGCAACCACAAGCCTTGCGCATTTCCTTACCGGTGATGGCGAAATGGAATTTTGGCTTCTCTGGCTTTCCTTCCTTCTTTTCGGGCTTTATATTGTTAAACTCATAAGGGAACTTCAATGGCTCATCCTTGTCCGCAACATCTTCTTCCAATACGGTACGTCCACACTTAGGACAGAAGCAATATCCATATCCCTTTCCTTCATTGTAATAGAGTATCTTGGCATTGCCTGAATCACTATTAGGGCGAACAGAGAAAAGATGTGGTTCCGTCACATTGTTTGCCCAGTCGTCAGCATCAATCAGCTGAGCACTAACTCGTGTATAGACATTACTGTCCATGATTCGGGTCTTGTCCTCATTCATATCAGGCATGAAACCAACTGGCTGAATCAGTTCCAGCCCATAGTTATCATTCACAGTCCATTTAATCTGATTACTGAGCGTAGAATCATTGATTACCGTCTTGTCACTGTTTCGATAGATGGTCTTGTATGTTTTGTGGTTGTCATCATACATGTTGGTGATTTCTATACCACGAACGATATATACCACACCATCAACTGCCACGCTGTTGCCTGGCGCATACTGGGCGATGGCATCACGCAATGAGTAGGATGGATTGGATGATGTCATAGGAGTAAAGAAGTCTTTCTTGCCATTGCTGTTCAAATCGAGCGTGAGCACGTTGACCGGCATATTGGCATTCGGAGTGAAACGACTGGTTGCCCAGAAGTTCAACAATCGCTTATACAACACCTCTATATACTGCATTTTCAGCTTGATGCGGAATTTGTCCGTGATAGGACCACCTCCCGAAAATGCAGTCTTGTAGTCTATCAGTTTGTTGCGCAGTTCAGAATAGCAACGCTCGTTGATTTCCTGAGCATTCTTGACCACCTGATTGATTTGATCATCATAGACCGTACCACTCAAAAGTTTCATCAAGTCCTCACGTACCTCTGGTTCAAGTTGCTTGGAACATAGAATGTTGAATTTCTCATACATTGTTCCCTTTGGATCGCCAAGCAGGTCGTTAGGGTCGGCATTACTTGAATTATCCTTCACAAACTCAATCTTGCCGTTGATTACCTTGACTTCAAATGGGGTATAATAGTCTGCTACCTTTTGTGTCAGACGACCACCATTGGCACCTTCGGTAAACACGCCAAAGGCACGAACAAGGAATGAGTTAACATGACGCTGAATCACCTGAGGACTCTTCAAATCTACCGATGGCACTCTTACTGGTCGGCTGATAATCTTATCTATAGGATTACTCAATGTTCTAAGACCTATCACGTCTGAACCACAAAGGGTTATACAGGCACTACGAACCTTGTTGTTACGTCCGCTTCGACCAGCACGCTGCTTATAGTTCGCTGGCAGAGGAGGAACACTCGATAGCAATACTACCTCCAGGTTACCCAAGTCCACACCCATCTCCATAGTTGTAGAGCAGGCAAGGATATTGATGGTATGATCCTTGAACTTTGACTGCAATCCACGAGCCACACTTTTATCTACCTGAGCAGTATGCTCCTGCTGTACAAAGAGATTTGGGAATACATGAATATCCTCCAGACGGTCTGAGAATACACCATCTGTTCCCCAAATGTTATGGTTCCAAAGTAAGGCTCTATGCGTCTTAGCCCAGGATTCTATAGTCTTCTTGTCTCCTTCCTTTGCTGAACCCTTATAGTATGGGAATGCCTCCCAATGTTCATGCAAATCCTCACGTAATTCCACTGGAGTAGTACCCTCCAGATATGGAGAGAAACGCTTGAAATTGTTTCCGATAGGGCGCAGGCAGACCACATGACGATTACCGTCTGCTTTTGTATCGCAGAGATAAACGTCATCATAGAGCTTGAAGCACAGGTCATTGAGATTGAAACGAGGCGCATTGTCTTTTTCATTGACAAAGTGTCCCGACTCATCCAGACGCTGACCCACCTGCAATATCTTATATTCATCGCCAGTCAGAGTTTCCCAAAGAGAATCTATCACAGCAGAAATCTCATGGAAATACTGTCGCTGGGCATCATTCATGGTCAATGTGTTGTCATCACGGGCAATCAGCGCACAGAGATAACGCACAATACGGGCAGTTGATACCTTGCCTTCTTCCAGTTTAGGTTTGTTAAATGGACGACGGCGAGGCTTCTCTGTAGCAAAACGTACCGTTGAGAAGATGTCTATCTTGTCATTTCCTGGAATGCGAAGATAGAAAGACTGGTTGCTTCGTACCGTATAGTCGAGATAAACCTGCATCAGGTTTCTCCAGTCCTCTTCTGTAATCTGGTTAGCTGGGTTGTCCAGCAAATCATTGAAGTCTTCTACAGCCTTTGGCAACTTGATTTTATCCAGTTGAGGATAGCATGTTTCAAACAGACCCAATGTTTCCGGAGATGCTGCCGATGCAGGACGATGTGCCAAATACATCACCATGATACTCTGGATATACTTGTCAATGATTTCATCAGATGGAAGTCCGTCTTCCACCTCATCGCTATCACCCGAACGCTTCACGAATACGGATGCAAACACCGGACAGTATGGATCTTTTTTCAGAAGTTCTGCTATCTCTGACCAGGTCATATACTTGCACGACATCTCGTCCAGCTGCTTCTGAACCACCTTAGGGTCAGGCGACTGGAGATTAGCCATCATTGGTGTATATTTCATCATAGACATAGGATCTGCTTGAACAGCTGCTAAGATTTGTGCCATAGCAGCCTCCTTTGTCAGTCCATTTGCCTTCCTGCGACACAGTTCATGGTATATGGTACTGTTGAACCACATGCGTTCCTGTTCCAGATTCTGTTTCAAGGTTGCTTTTGCTGCAGCCTGACGGCTATCCACAAAACTGATATATTGCTGACCATCATGAAGCACGATGCCGCCTGTCTTTGAATCGCCTTTATCCAACTGGTCAAGGATGCTTGGAGCCATCATGCGTGAGATGAAGTCGGCAGAGAGACGGAACTTCTGCAGACGGTTGTCTTCCATATTGCCATTTGCATCACCTTCTACATCCTGGTCTGTATTGTGGTTCTTGGTCTGTTTGGCATTGCAGTATGGACAGCATCCCTGAATGTTTCCAACAACATGCCAACTTCCTGTTTCTTTTTCATCGGCAGGTGTTAATGGTTGAAGTTTGCCTCCAGGAACCAAACGGAATTTCACGTTGCCGTCTCCCTTCATGTTCTTTTCATTAGAGAGTCCGAAGATGGCATACTTCTTCGTTGAGTTGTCATTGCTTTCTGCCATATCGAGGTCGAACATATCACTATCATCAGTTGCGATTGTCTCGTAAGTCCAATCCTCGGTATTGACAGAAGCCAGTGCTACATACTCGCCGCAATGCTTGCATCGGCTGAGTTCCAGCAACGGAGCTTCCTCGATAGGAGTCAATGACAGAGAATCTTCACCAATCTTCTTTCCGATTGCGTTTTCTGTATATATCTTGAAAGACCCATCTGCAAACTCATTCAAGCGGACAAAGAGACCGTTGTTAGGGACACGATAGAAGTAGTGTACCTTCAATTTACATACAGGCATCTTCAGTCCTTCTTCCTTGCAGCGGTCTTCTTCACGCTGACACATCTCGTCGAGCCATTGCAGTTTCTGGCTGATAGATGCTTTCTCTGGATATAGTTCATCCAGAGAGATATAGTCAGCCTTGAATATCTTTCTCCAACGCTCTTCGTCTTCACCCTTTGGAATTTCAGTTTCTCCGATACGCTTACCTCCAATAGCTTCCACCTGGTCAGCTCTTACGCCAGTGATACCGGCAATAAACTCCTTCAGTTCTCTTTCATCCTTCTCTTTGTCCTCACCATTTCCGAAGGTAGCAGATGATGTTGCAAAACGCACATTCTTTGCATCCACCTTGAAGGCGAGAAGCACTCGGCGAAGAAGCATGGCAAGTTCTGCTGCGCCTGCTCCAGTATAAGAGTGAGTCTCGTCGATAGCAACCCAGCGAAGACTATGCTTTCCTGCAACAATCAACTTTGCATCGGCTCCTCTCAGCAAGATGTATTCCAGCATAGTAGGGTTGGTCAATACAATATGAGGAGGGTTGTTGCGAACATCCTTACGGGTATAGACCATGTGAGGATATTTCGAGTTCTTCAGCTCGTAATGTCCTTGCCCGTCAGGATCTTCCTTTACCCATTCATATTTGCCTCCAGTCACATGCTCTATGCGACGGCGCATTTTCTCTGCATCATCCGACTTGTCTGTATTCTTTGGTTCCATTTCTGGCAGATCACCATTATATACAGTGTAGGTCAGGCAAGTGCCGGTAGAAGATTCGGCAACCGTCAGAAGTTCTTCCAGACGTTCCTTCTGATCTTCCATCAAGGCGTTGAGAGGATAGAGAAAGAGAGCCTGTATCTCATTTGGCAGTGCGTTTTGTGAGAGGTCATGAATCAATGGCATCATAAAGCACTCCGTCTTACCAGATCCTGTACCCGTAGTCACGACAATCGATTTTGGCTTATCGTCTGCCGTTCTTTGTCTGAGCAATACATCCCAGCATTTATACTGGTGCTCGTATGGAGAATATTTAAAGTTCCACAGTTTACCCACCAAAGCCTTGGCTTCCTCAGTTTTCTCAGGGGCAACTGGGATATATGAGTTCATGCATTGAACTACAGGCACGGCATTTTCAGGCGCAAATAGATTGCCGATAAGAGTCTTCATCTGCTTGATGTATGAGCGCTGACTGTCGTTGTTCGACTCACCGCACCACATCGCAACGAGGGCTCTTTCCACCGCTGTTCTATTGTTGTTATATAGTTCAGAGAAGTTCATAATCTTATTATATTTCTTGTCTATATTTCGTTATCTATGTGTATATTAAACTCTTGCCAGTCAAATCCTGACTCTTCGGCAAAGCGGAGCAGTCCCTGTTTGTCTTCTGGCGTTAATGTGCCGTTTCTCTTTTCGAGTAAAGGCTCATATATTTCCGACACAATCTTGTCCTTGTCCATATCTCTCAATGTCTTCATCAGGAAGAAGTATGTTCCATAATGATTTGCCACTTCGAAACATTTCAGGAGGGATTCCGTAACTGATTCCTCGATGTCGTCCCATGCCCATGGATCATTGTCGATATCCATTCCCAGGTTACATTGCAGATTTTCTGTCTTGCTGATGTTTTGAAATATCACACCCATATTCTTTGAGTCTGCATCTTCATCCGGATTGATAGGCTCAGGTTCAGACTGCTCGTCATAATTCCAGTATAGAGCTTGTTCACCTTTCCATGAACTGTGCTCCTGATCATTGCCGAAACATACTACCAGACTTTCTGGAGCCATGACATCGAGTAGCTTTCCTACATAGTGATTGTCATTTCGCCAGGCATTCAATGCAGCTTCACCTACCGATGGATTACCAGAGATATTGATGAAGTCCTGCGAATAAATACTACGCAGATTCCTGCATTCGTATGCCTGAAAACCTTTCTCGCTGAAGTCATTCAGCTGAACCCTGTCTTTGAAGATGTATGGAAGATTGAGCGTTTCTTCATCATTCAGATACTCGATAATCTTGCCATCAAGCATGACCTCTTTCAATAGGGTTGGTCGATAGACATCTACTTCATAGTAGCTTTCATCTTCTCCGTACCTGACTGGTAGTGTAGGGGAGAGAGGATTTCCATCCTTCGGGATTTCATCTTGAAGTTCAGCCTCTGTTCCATCTACATTCTTGTATCTGATGAGCGTTGACTCGAAGTCTCGCTTGATAGGCGATGCTTTCTCTAATCTTGGCAGATAAACTACAGTAAACAATAAAGGCTTTCCTTTTACAGTTACCCTTAATGTCACCTCACCATACGGAGGTTCATTCAGCTTTGTCCATTCGGTATATCTGCCGTTTTCTTGTTTATATTCAATCATCTCAGCCTCGGTTTCCTCCTCTGGCTGAGCATGGAGAATATCGTCCTTGGTAGCAAAGTGACGAACTATCACATCTTCCCATCCAAATATCAGCGGCAGTTCATCTACCTCATATTCGTCGCTGATGTTTGGGTCGTTTATATAATAATGCTTCACCTTTCCGCCTCCTACATATCGGATGGCGTCGGTATAAAGCCTTGTAGTAACCTGGTCATAACCTATGCGGTTATATAGGTTGATCTCTTTTCCTTGTTCATCCAGGAAACTGACGCAATCATAGATGTAAATCCAATTCCATGTCTCGGTAGTACCAAACTTCTGATCACGGAATCGCTTGCGATACACATTTTCGGCAATGGTCTCATCCTTCAGCTTGCAGCGGTATGAAAACAGCAGAGCCGTTTCCTTCTGAGTGTTCTGGGTAGAAGTCCATGCCTCCCCATAGTCTCCCTGTCGCCAGAGTTGGATGTATTCTGTTGTATTCTGTGTTTGAGCCAGATATTCATTACCTTCATCATCCTTCACCACGATTTCTATCTTATCAAATCGTGATGTAGGGATGTTTTTGATCTGTACTCCTTTTTCTACGCCAAAGGCAACGAAGTCGTTCACGCTGTGGTTGAGATAGGTGATGATAGGATTATCCTTGGTCGATGGTTCTATCACCTCATCGCCTCTTTTGAACCTTATATATATAAATAGGTGTAATTGTTTCTCTGGGTTAGGCACGCCCCAGAGATGCACACGATCGTAACGCAGATACTGGTGCAGACCTCCACCTACTTCCTCTGGTTTCAGCCAAAGGTTGAGTCGGCGTGTCATATAAGTATAGTCTGGCGAGAATATTACTTGCCATTCGAAACGGAATTTTATCTTCAATATTTCATCGTTGGCAGCCTTGATGGTTGCCACGAATCGGTTCACGTCAGATGCTGCATCCTTCAGATCGTCTTCATGGAAGGGCATTTCTCCGTTCAGAATCTCCTTCATGTATTCATAAAGGGAATGCTGGCGCTTGATACTCTCTCTGAATGCTACAGCTCTTGATGCTTCATCCAGATTTTCTAATGTATAGTTCTCGCCATGATAGATACGGCAAAGTCCTTTCAGGAACTTCATCTTGTCATGACGGTTCAGCTCATGCTGTATGGCAAGACCACCAAGCACATAGATGGAGTAGAGCCATCGCTTCTGTCCGCTATCATCCTGATACAGATAACGTTTCTTGCTGATGCCTGAGTTGGACCAGAGTGTTTCTAAATCCAGATTCTCTATCAGTTGGTTCCTGTTGCCACTTTGGTATTTGCGCTTATACCATTCTGCCATATAGACAATGGTTGTCGTGGCATTTTCAGGCTTTGCCAATGCTGCTACTCCACAATCAGACACAATAGCGCTTAGGCAGACTTCAAGTTCATTGAAATCTGCCTCCGACAATCTCAGCTTCCATACGTATGGATGGCTGGTGTCTAACGATGCTATTTTGTCTGCAAGCTTCTTGCTTAGTCTTGTTTCCATATTTTAATTTCTTTCTTGATGCCTCGGTATGCTTCACGCAAATCCCTTAACGGTTGTTCCGAATCCTTGATATGATGAATCATACTGTGGCAGTTGCTGCATAGCGGTACCAGATTCTCCAGAAAGTCCTTGGGTACGCCATCGGTCTCGTATGTGGAAATCATCCTTAGATGATGCACTTCCATGAAGTTGGCACCCAGTTCTCTGCCGTATGTTTCCTCAAAATCCATTCCACAGCATTGGCATTGGTAGCCATACTTGTCAAGGCACATCTGGCGGAGCTGAGGATTGCGCCTTATCACATCCATCTCTTTCAGAATATGTTTCCGTTCGCCTTCGGTTTCTTCCCGGAATGATGGAGTAGAAGGTGCTGATGGTTCCGCATCAGATGACAAATTCTCTATGGCAATCTTTGTTTTGAATAGATTGCGGAATGCTTTTGATTCCAGAAACCCTGACCATGTTTTCAGATGTAAGGAATACCTGTTGTCAGCAGCATTGTCTTCTGTTCTCATCTGTCCGTCTATTGCCATGTCATGGCGTACTCGATCATAGTAGTTATGGTCGAGCTGTGTATAGATGCTTTCAAAGTTTGGTGACTCATGCTTTCGTATGAAGTCAGCCAGTTCCGATTCGGTGAATCGGGCGAACTCCTCTGCATCGGGCCTGCGTTTCAGATATTCTTCCACGTAAGCCTTGCGGATGGATGCTGGTGTAGGTATCACTTGTTTCATTGCCCTCATTCTATTTTTCGGAAATCTCACTATTATTTACTACCCAATAACCATGTGCGCTACTTCCTACACGATGGATTAGTTCCTTTTTCTTTAAACATTTTACTATTTTGTAGATAGTAGTTACACCTAATGATAAGCTTTTTCCAATTTGCTCATATGTAATTTGGGTGTTTTGTTTAATGAGGGATAATACTTCTTTTTCAGAATTTGTAAGAGTTTCAGTTTGATTCTTTACCTCACTCTTTACCTCACTCTTTACCTCACTCTTTACCTCACTCTTTACCTCACATCCGTTTTCAGGAGTGATTTCTTTGTTTATAGTATATGTGGTCCAGCGGTTTTTGCTTTCTTGGTTAAGCAGGTTTTTATCAACCATATTATGTAATAACTTGCCTATTTCCAGAGAGTTCATTCCAAGCATTTGCTGCAGCTCCATATTGCTTACACTATCACCATTCCAAACGTATGCCATTACTTGTTGCTCATTGGCAGTAAAGCTATTGTATGTTTCTTCGCCATAATAAGCTTTCATTTCTGCTAAAGTTGATGCAGGAAGAAGACTTACCATAGGCAATGTGAGATCTACCTGACGCAATTCTGTTCGATCTATCAAGATCGGTTTGCGCCAGTTTTGTTCCTTCCATGTCTTTAATATAGTTGGATAGCCACTACCGATGTTTTCGCCATAGCCAATCATACGTAGCATATTTTGTATTCGTGGATTTCTTGCTTTAGAATTACCACCATGCATGATGTCCTCCATTGGCAGTTTTAGCGAGCCTGGATTAGAGAAGAGAAATTCTTTCTCGTACTTCTCTATTTTCAGTACTCCAGTGATGAGTAGATCAGCGTGGATAATCATGTTGGTCAGAGCTTCACGTACAGCTTTATGTATAGGCGTGTCATCGATACGCTCCATACCTTCGAGTTTGAATGGACGTTTCAAATCTTGTGTGAGCTTGGCAATAACTCGCATAAAGAAGTTGAAAAGGTTGTTTTCCCATGTACCATCATATGTCAATCGGTCGCTCCAACGGCTATCTGTTTCTAAGTTGGTCTTGTCTATATAATCCATACGTATGTTGTCGAAGCGGTCACGCACAGGAAGTCCTTTGCCGAACATCATGAGTCCGGCAACGGTTAATCCCTCGCGATGCGTGTTTCTATCAAAAACATATCCTCCCATATTTCTCAGAAACTCTTTGTCGTCAAGTTGGTTGAAAGCATGATCCACATTTCTCACTTCAAAGCGGTTACGATAGGCATGTAGGGTAGGCATGTCTATGTCATTTAAGTCATAATTTTCTACCAATGTACCATCGTTGCCATTTTCATTGGCATCACGCAACATTGATTTAACTTCTTCATCTGTGCAATGATAGTCTCCTTCAAAGTTGCGCTTATACGAACCTCCTATCAGGTTCTTATTGATGTAGATAGGACGCATGGTATAGTTTGCCATTGGTACGTGTATGGCTATAATGTTTTTGCCATTATAGTCAATACATTCCACATTGTCCTCCATGAGGATATTACGACTTACCTTATCACTATCAATAGTTCGTTAATAATTCAATAATGTGCTAAGCAGCTATACGCTGTAAGCACGAGAGATCTTTGAAAATCTTGCTAATTAAAGTTCGGTTCGGGGTGTACCCGCTTGCTTTAAAAATTCGTTTCACCAGATAAATATTGGTCATCAGTGACTTGAATGAAGACATAGAATATTCCATTCCCATCTCCTTCATAGTTACCTTGGCAACATTTAGTGATGTGAACGAAGCATTGAAAGCAAAATCGAGTTTCCACTTATCGCGAGCCTGGCAGTCCATAAGACCAGTATAGCCTTTGGCGTCACGAAAGCAAAATTCGATCTGGAACCTGGTTCTATAATAAAGAAGTACTTCTTCACCCGAAAGTGAGGTGTCTGTAGAGAAGAATAGTTTCTTCTTGCCATTCGGCATCTGCCAGATGACAAGTCTAACTTTACACCTGAGTGCCTTGGAATAGGCTATCAAAGTATAAGCTGTTCCTTCTATATCTTTCATCTCCATCTTCTCCATTCGAGTGAGGTCAAGATTCTTCATATCAATCTTGCCATCCTTGGTCTTGGGGCGACCACGTTTTCCAGTACGTGGACCAGCATAGACATAAAAGAGACAAGCATTGTCACGAAAGCGGCTTATCAAAGAGAACCCTTCTTTCTTTATCCCATTAACAAATGTACTTGTAGAGAAGTAAGCATCTGCAACTATGAGGGTTGAGAGTTTAAGAAGTTCCTTGCGGTAACGCTTAATGACGCTGATATAGAAATCTACCATAGTCTTGTTTCTAAGACTCAGTTCTTTATTACTTAGCGACTGGTGTGCTTTTAACATCATGCAGTCTTTGGCATCAATATCAATGAGGCCAATACCCATGATTTCGAGACCATGTTTAACAGACTGTGCACATCCCGACCAAAAACGACCGATATGTGGAGTCTTCTTGCCAGCTTTGCTGATGTAGCTGGGATCAATGGCAATAGCCCATCTTCCCTGTTTACCAAAGAAGCGCTTGGCAAGTGAGACATTAAGTTTGAGCCAGTCAATGCTTTTCGACTTTTTTAAGCCGAATGCGTTGCGATAGGTTTGCTCAACATGCGAGCCATACCTCCCCATTTGGGTGAAATTTATCTTTCTTGGTATTACCATGAACAAAATTATCACCTCGATGAGTATTTTCTCGAAACTTTTTGTTAACTTTGCAGCCGAATCTTCAACTGCATCTTTAAAGATATCCATATATTGGTCAAGTCCTGTATTCATATAATTTTGCGTTTGTCGTGATTTGCAAAGTTACTGAAAATCAGCGACTTGACCAACTTTCTATAGTTAAGTTTTCATAAGCATTTCTTAATATAAGTTATTGATTTACAGACGATTAAATATTAATTTAACGCAGTATTGCACTATTAATAGTGTCCCAAAATGATTTTAGGATTTTGTCGGTATCGTTAACTCCTGTCACTTCAAAACGTCCTTGCTCAATTGTATGGTTTCGGCGTTCCTTGATACCAAGTATAATAGTTCCGCCAATAGTGTTGGCAAAGGAAGAATAGGTTTCCCATACCGACTTTGGAAGCTCGTTTGTAGCTTCCTTATATTCTATGTTTATGCGCTCACCATAGAGCATCATATCGTTTATATCGTTTGATGTCATATTGTCTTATTTATGTTATGGTTTAACTTTTTTCCTCTTTCAATTACGCTTAGTACCGTTTTTCGTACCGCTTAACTGGTACTGGAGTTTATCTTAGGTGGTACTGGAGTATCAAGTAACTGACA
The Segatella copri DNA segment above includes these coding regions:
- a CDS encoding HNH endonuclease, which codes for MKQVIPTPASIRKAYVEEYLKRRPDAEEFARFTESELADFIRKHESPNFESIYTQLDHNYYDRVRHDMAIDGQMRTEDNAADNRYSLHLKTWSGFLESKAFRNLFKTKIAIENLSSDAEPSAPSTPSFREETEGERKHILKEMDVIRRNPQLRQMCLDKYGYQCQCCGMDFEETYGRELGANFMEVHHLRMISTYETDGVPKDFLENLVPLCSNCHSMIHHIKDSEQPLRDLREAYRGIKKEIKIWKQD
- a CDS encoding ATP-binding protein; this encodes MEDNVECIDYNGKNIIAIHVPMANYTMRPIYINKNLIGGSYKRNFEGDYHCTDEEVKSMLRDANENGNDGTLVENYDLNDIDMPTLHAYRNRFEVRNVDHAFNQLDDKEFLRNMGGYVFDRNTHREGLTVAGLMMFGKGLPVRDRFDNIRMDYIDKTNLETDSRWSDRLTYDGTWENNLFNFFMRVIAKLTQDLKRPFKLEGMERIDDTPIHKAVREALTNMIIHADLLITGVLKIEKYEKEFLFSNPGSLKLPMEDIMHGGNSKARNPRIQNMLRMIGYGENIGSGYPTILKTWKEQNWRKPILIDRTELRQVDLTLPMVSLLPASTLAEMKAYYGEETYNSFTANEQQVMAYVWNGDSVSNMELQQMLGMNSLEIGKLLHNMVDKNLLNQESKNRWTTYTINKEITPENGCEVKSEVKSEVKSEVKSEVKNQTETLTNSEKEVLSLIKQNTQITYEQIGKSLSLGVTTIYKIVKCLKKKELIHRVGSSAHGYWVVNNSEISEK
- a CDS encoding transposase, yielding MNTGLDQYMDIFKDAVEDSAAKLTKSFEKILIEVIILFMVIPRKINFTQMGRYGSHVEQTYRNAFGLKKSKSIDWLKLNVSLAKRFFGKQGRWAIAIDPSYISKAGKKTPHIGRFWSGCAQSVKHGLEIMGIGLIDIDAKDCMMLKAHQSLSNKELSLRNKTMVDFYISVIKRYRKELLKLSTLIVADAYFSTSTFVNGIKKEGFSLISRFRDNACLFYVYAGPRTGKRGRPKTKDGKIDMKNLDLTRMEKMEMKDIEGTAYTLIAYSKALRCKVRLVIWQMPNGKKKLFFSTDTSLSGEEVLLYYRTRFQIEFCFRDAKGYTGLMDCQARDKWKLDFAFNASFTSLNVAKVTMKEMGMEYSMSSFKSLMTNIYLVKRIFKASGYTPNRTLISKIFKDLSCLQRIAA
- a CDS encoding helix-turn-helix domain-containing protein, which produces MTSNDINDMMLYGERINIEYKEATNELPKSVWETYSSFANTIGGTIILGIKERRNHTIEQGRFEVTGVNDTDKILKSFWDTINSAILR